The sequence below is a genomic window from Pseudorca crassidens isolate mPseCra1 chromosome 20, mPseCra1.hap1, whole genome shotgun sequence.
GGAGGGGCATGGGCTGGTGCCCTTCATCTGTATTTGGTATCTAATGGCTGATCCCTGTATCCTTTGCCTGGCCATGGTGACCAGTTACCTATGTGTCACCTCTAGTGTCCAGTTATGGGAGACCAGTGCCCAGTGCCAGCCCATGAAGCCTGCCAAACCCAGGGTGAAGACAAGTGTCCAACAGGGCCAGTCTCAGAGCCAAAGATCCAGGAGGAAAGACTCAAGCTGGAGGAAGAGAGGCACAAGCCAGAGGTGCAGGCACTAGAGGAGAAAGGCCCCAGGCCTATGGCCTCCATTGTGAGGACCAGTCATGGTCTGAAGAGGAAGCTGGTCAAGTGAGGGGGCTTTCAGAGGGAAGAAGCTGAAGGGCTGGGGAGGTGGAATGGGGGTGGATTCCGTAGGATTCCTAAATCGGGCATTCCTGCAGTGTACATACTTATCCCCTGCCACCACCATCACTCCTCCCCTCTTCTGTCCCTCAAGAGCTCTGATGTAGGGAACATCCAGAGAGGGAGTCTCAAAGCCTTGTAAGGGGCTGAACTCATGAGCTCTTGGCCCCTGTCCAGCCCCGGGCCTCACTGACCAGGAAAGGGACAAGAATCTGGGCCTGGGGTGGTAGGTAGACAGGGCTATTCCCTAGGACAGGGCACAGGAGCCAAGGCTGGAGGCTGGCTCCTCAGGACTTCTTGTCCCCTAGCCTCCCAGGACCTAGCCACCAAGCCCATCCTAGGGCTGAAGCTGAGCTGCCACAGGGGATGCCGCTGCAGAGGGAGGAGCGGGAGAGTAGCCAGAGTGAGCCCTTGCCGTCTGCCAAACAGCACAAAAAAGCCAAGAAGCGCAAGAGTGTGGGAACCCCAGTGCTCCCTGTGGTGGCCAGCACAGTGTCTGCGTCCTCAGAGACCTTAGGACTGGAGCGTGAGTGGCATTCCCCGGGCCTTCCCTTTATCCCCCGCCTGCTGGACCCCTGACATGGCACAGCTTGGCGCTCCAGCACCTGCCCTGCCCCGGGTCCTTGCAGGAAAGGCCCAGCGCCTGCGGCCCCTGTACCAGTACATCAACTATTGCAACCCTGAGCTGAACCAGGCACGGGAGGGGGACAGGGAGGCCGAGGCTGAGGTGAAGCCTGAGTCGGAGCTGGCCCTCATCCCCAAGGAGACAGGTGTGGAACAACTGTAGGCCTTGCTGCCCATGGCAGGTGAGCTGGGCTCAGGCCTCACTTTGCCCTGCCCCAATATGTTCATGACCCCCACCTACACTCTGGTTCCCCTGGGAGAGGAAGCTGGCGAGGAGCCTGGGGGTTTGCCCAGCCTGGGCGTCAGCGGTTGCCTCAAGGCTGAGATGCTCAAGTCCACTCAGGTGGACACCAACAAGATGCTAAGTGTCTGCGCTGCCCCACTTGCACCCCCACCCTCTCCTCAGTACAAGTGACTGTCCTGCCCCACTGGGGCTCCCCTTCTCCCAAGCCTGAACCAGAGCAGCAGTCTATGGCCCTAGGCACTCAGGTGGAAGAGGGGACTCTGCCCCTACCCCTACTTGGGATCTTGGGTTTGCTAAAAATAAacgtttttccttttctcagacTGTGATCCCCCAAATAAGATGCCTGAAGAGGGAGAGGCTGGGAAGAAGGGTGGAGGATTCCCCAGCAGAGTGAACTGGATTGCCCAAGAACTTGACAGAAATATAGATTCCTGGGCACTACCCCAGGCCtaaatgaatcagaatctgcagggGCGGGGCCTGGTTCTGTGCATTTAAAACCTCCTCAGATGAACCTGAAGGTCAGACAAGATAACAGTGGGGATGGAAAGGCGGTTGGTAAGGAAGAActtggggaagagaaaggaaaagaactgtCACATCATGGGAAGCGGGTGCTTGGCCTTACTCCCTGTCTCCCAGGGAAGGGGCCTGCGTTGATCTGACCTTGAGGGGACCAACACTTGGAATCTTCCTTCTGAGGTGGCAGAGTTCATTTGCCTGTCCCAGGAGGGGCAGCTCTCACAGCTGGACCAGACTTTGCCCCCAGAGTGGCCCCTGGTGACAGAGGAATTGGTGCCTTTTTCTGGCAGGCAAGGGGTGGTGGTAGAGGTGAATGTTCTCTTTGGACCCCTGTGGCTGAGCCACTGGATGACTGCGGCGCCTGATCCTCAGGGGTCTCTGGGAAGAGGGGGCCAGTGCTGGCCATTTTGGAAAGCCCCTATCCTGCTGCCTCCTGGTCCTCTTGCATGTCCCTCAGACATCGTAAACACAGGGAATTCCAGATTAAATGGATTTCTCCTCCCTCCAACCTgcttttcttcctgcttctcatCTACACAGTTGTTCAAGCCAAAATCCTGATATCACCCCAGACCCCATCCTATTCTTTGCTCATTGACTCCTGCCAGCTAATCAGGCCTGAAGGCAGGTGAATCTACCCTCTCAGACACAGAATCTCTCGGACACCCGTCAGCACCCTTGCCTGGGACACTGTCATCTCCAGGTGAGAGCTCACTAGTCTCCCTGCCGGTGGGCCCTTGCCCCACCAACCCACCCAATGATTCTGCTACACACTCCTGAACCCCTGATGGTGTTGCTACCCCTCTAGCACCCTGCTCGTTTTACCCCAACTACCTTAAAACTTTTTAGTGGCTTCCTGTAATTCCCTGACCAACTCCACCTTTTCTTACCTTCCCTCTCTGCCTGTGGGGCTTCCCCTGCCtaaaatgcctttatttcttcACCCTCAACCTGGCTAGTATAACATGTACCCTTGAAGACTCACGGCGCCTTGCTTCCTGCTGAGCCAGGCAGCACCCAGTGCTGTATTGCCCTGCATTGTAGCATCTACACGCTACTACCACTGTGGGTTATATAACTATTTCGGGGACTAGACTGTGAACTCCCCAAGGCCATGTGTCATTGCACCGCATCCACCTAACAGAGGGGCCCCATGAAAGGCACCAAGATAAGGAGACCAAGGTGGGGAGCCAAGGAAGCTGCAGAGAGGGACAGGTTAGGATCTGAAAGGCTGAGGCCatccaaagtccaggaccatatggGGGGGCCCCTGTAAGAATGGCCTGGCCATCCAggaagggagggggtgggcaggccCATATGGaggaaataggaagaaaatgGGCATAATCCCAGGCTGTTCCCTCTTTTAAGGGTCACTTGGATGCTCACTGGCCCCATGACAAGGCCTCAGGGCAAGCCGTGGGATCaggacatttatttttttgcccaCACTTCTCCCTGGGCAGTGACCTGACTGAGCTAGGAGATACTTCTACAGGGACCATGCAGACTGAAACGCTGTCCATAGGGATGAGCACGAATTCTCCAGGAATTTTAGAGGTAGAGGGCTCTTCAAGATAACTGAGTTTGATCTCCTGACTTTATGGCTGAGGAAGCAGAGGCCTGCAAAGGAGTGGCCTTGCATGAGACCACaccctggggcccagggagggccTGCCCTTTCCTGAGCCCTGAAGATCTCTGAAACTGGGGGCTCTCTGGCTAAGGCCTGACCCAAGAAGGCTGAGCATCTCCTTTCTCTGTGTGGTCTCCAGGGCTGGAGGTGTCGGTCAGGCCAGCACTGATAAGGAAGATCTGTTCCTATTTCTTCACAGGTGACGTAGGAAATACTCAGTAACCACAGAAGAGTCAGTCTGTTTCCTGAGGGCTTACTCACTTGTCAGGCTTGTCTAAGCAGGGTGGGTGATAGTAGCCACAGAAAGGAACAAGACACCACTACCACTCCTAGAAGCTCACTCTAAGTGTGTAATGCTAAGGCAGCATAATTCAAGGAGACGTGATAACGGAAGGGCTGAGGACCAGAGCTGTGGCGCCACAGGTAGTGGGAGTGACTGCCACTTTGCCTCCAGGAGTGAAGAGGCAGCTCTCCAGCTGCTTCCTGAAGGAGAGAGTTGGGTGGCCTTCCAATCAGAGGATATGCCAGGGATGAAGCCTCACTAGTGTGGAAGATGTCAGCCCCATGTAGGAGGGCCATTTAGCATGGCTGAAGCAGAGGCCTGGCTATCAGACCAGGCTGGGTGTAGGCAACGAGGGATATTGGCCTGACGTTTTGGAGAGGTTGCTTGGGCATCAGCGTGAAGGGCCGAATAAGGAAGGGAAAGACTGGCGATAGGGAGGTGAGGAGGCTGCTGCCATTGTCTGGGTGAGTGCGAGGCCTAGATTTGGTTGGGGGTTGGAAAATAAGCAAAAGGTATTCTGGAAGCTCTCTTCTGCTTGCTGTAAGAGAGAGGAAAAGCTAACTGCCTTTTCATTGGCTTGGAAAAACTTTATTTTGACCCAAGGAAGATCCTGAGATTTGGGAAACAGGTCCTGGAAGGTGATGCTGACTTCCTCCAGGAGGGGGAGCTGCAGGACAAGCCTGGAACCAGTTGACTGTCACCTCTGGGAACCAGAACCCTGCTGGCTTCCTTGGGAACAGGCATCTGGGCCACTTCATGGTACCTCTCCTCCCCCACACCAATCCAAGAGATACAAGATGGTAAAGATGTCTGAGGGATGGCCATGGACCTAGGTTCTGCAGAGTACCAACAGAGGACCTGGGTCCTCAAGAGTAGCTCTTCCCTAAGCCCATGTACAGTCGGCCCCAGGACTTGGTCGGAATCCATCTTTGTAAACCAGAGGTTTTATTGCAGTCCTATAAAACCTAAGTGCCACTGTGGGTCAATAACATGGCCCTTTCTTAAGTAAGAGCATCTGAGTCGGATGCAATGGATGCATGTGCTTTCTTGGTCAATACCCAAATTTAGGGGGGAATCTCAACATCCTGTTAACACACAGAAGGATGACCTGGAGCTGAGCCGGGAGGAAGGGAGCAGCTTCTCCTCCTTCACCTCTACCAGCATCCTGCCTGGTGGGGTTCTTTCTACAGTCCACCTACTAGTTCAGGCCAGGCTGAGATTCCTGCTGTAGAGAGGAATGTAACCTGGATGAGGACCCGAGCGGGGAAGGGCAATGCCTGGGCACTCAAGAGTCTGAGATGCCACAGGCACTAAGGAAGGAATAGTTCAGGGTCAGGCTCTGTAGTAAGAGGACCCTGACCAGGCTCCTAGCTCTGTCACTTATAACTTACAGGAGGCAAGTAACTTTGCCCCTCTCTGCTCTGAATAACGGGAATATTAATAGTAGTACCTCGTAGAGTGGTTTGGATATTAAATAGAATAATACAAGTGAACCATCTATCCCTGGGGCCCCAATATGCAGTAAGTACACCCCAACACTAGCCACTGTTATTTTACCTCACAAAGACAAGGTCTGAAACCAGGACAATACAGGAAAATAGGCCTGGTGACTCCTATAAAGGGtgccaggaggaagagggagccctctctgagcctctctcttTCTGGTGAGGAGTCCACAGCAGGCCAGAAAGAGGGAAGCTTAGAGAAGGGGAAAGTCTGGTCCAGACTTAATTCTGGCAGAGGAACAAAGGAGTCGATGTGTCCTTTCCCACCGTCCTGCCCCACCTGCCTCTGACTGACAGGGTTAAAAGCCTCTTCCTGTGGGGAGAACAGGTTAgtaaaagcagagctggagactGGCTGGCTAGGCCAGGCAGTGCTCGGCTACACCCCGGCTACAATGCTTCCGAGGGGCAGCGCCTTCCTCCAGTTCACCCCGTCTAGCCTCCCTGGGGCCACtcctcacccctcctctcccagggCTCCTCTGGAGCCAACCCCTTGGTTTCAAGAACAGAACCCTTCCTGACCTCCAGCCCAGGGAGACCTCGAACTCTCCCACTATCTCCCCTTAAACGTCAGGCCTGATTGGCCCCCTGAAGTCTTAAGTCCTGTTTGCTGAGGAAAGACTTCTTGGAGGGCTCCAGAGGGATTCAGCTGCAAGGAATAAGCCAGGAGATGAGGGCAGACAGTGGTAGGAGCCTGTGTGTCCCGCTAGATAGTGAAGGATCCAGAGCAGGTCAGGGCTGCCATAGAGccacaaggaaagagaaaaatagaaacaaatctaCAACAATCAACAAGcctttcattattaaagaaaccCAATCTACCAAACAAACAACCAACAACCACATGTCACAGTGTCAGACTTTCTGATTTATTAACATTTATCAGATGTCCCAGAGCTCTCCCTTGTCTCCTCTCTGCCAACTCAGGGGCCCTCTGCCCTAGGTCAACAGCCCCTGAGAGCTCATCTACTACAGAACCCCTCCTCCCCGCCAGGGAAGGGGCAGCCTGCAGGCCGGAAGGGCTTGGTCACATGGGAGCGAGGGCAGGTGCAGATCCCTGAGGGATGACTTCCTGCCCTCACCATTCCTGAGATGCCCCAGCCCAGGACGGGCATGGAAACAAGGCCTCTTGTCATTTCTCCTCAGGCCTGAGGAATCAAGCCAAGCTGGCTCCTTGCTGTGCTTTCTCATCCAGTTAAGACCACAAATAGGCTGATGAAGCCCCCAAGTCAAGCCTTTGCTGGAACTGCTCACACACTGGGGGCAGCTCCGCCCTGTGCAGTGTGCCGGCCCTCTCAGCCATGGCAATAGGAACGGCACCGCCTCACCAGTCTGAGGAGTAAATGAGCACTGGAGGGGGCGTTCTCCTGGGGCCACCTTCAGATTCACCCGAATTCAACTCTGCCCAAGTTGACCTATCAAATGAAAGACACTGTGCTATAACCAAGCCCTCCCATCACAGCTCCTCCCTCACCCTTTGCCCCGTGGCAGGGAGCCCACGTGCAGGCTCACAGGTTATTCCGCTGGAGCGCCTCACACAGGTTCTGGTTGGCGTCAGGCTCCTCCGTCAGCACCTCCACAGCCTCCCACTCCCCGGATCGGCTCGACCGTTTGATGGCATCCACCACGCTCTGCATGTAGAGCCCATCCTCGAATGAGGCGGCCATGGAGACGGGGGTATGGTCCCACGTGCGGCGGTCCCCCTGCCCCTGGAAGGACTGGCGCAGGGCCTGCACCATGTAGACCATGCCCTTCAGGTAAAGCAGCGGGACATCCTGGGGCCCCTGCTCGGGGAGCCCCGTGCCCACAGCCAGCGAGTCCCTCAGCAGCAGCTCCTCTTGTGTGGCAGAGTTCTTCTGCCCGTAGAGGTCAGCTCCCCGGGCAACAAGGCGTCCCGCAGAGCCCACCACCATGACCTCGTGCACAAAGGCGCCTGGCATGTTGAAGTTGAGTGTTACTGTGCTGCACACACCCCCACCCATAAGCATCTGGAAGAAACAGAAGTCATCGCTGGTGACATGCCGGATGCCACGGATGGCTGCATTCTGCCTCACAAAGGTCTTGAGCAGCCCATGTACCTTCTCGGCTTTCTGGCCAGTCAGGTGGGTCAGCAGGTCCACAATGTAGGTGCCCATGGTGTGCAGGCCCCCACCGCCCATGAGCTCATCACAGATCCAGCCGTAGTTGGGGCTGAGCAGGCTGCCCGAGTAGACGCGGGCATCACAGATCATCACTGCACCCACGTAGTGCTCGGCAATCAGCTGCTTCATGCGCACGAAGGCAGGCAGGAAGCGCAGCACGTTCCCCACCAGGCTCATCAGCTGTGGGTAGTAGCGCGAGGCTGTCACCATCCGGAAGGCATCCACCGAGGTTGCTGCCTTCTCACAAACCACATTCTTCCCAATGCCTGAGAATAAAACACAGCAGGAAATCTCAAAGTCCCAAGGGGTTTACACTGGGAAAAGAAAACCCATTTCTGGAAGGCAGGTGACTCAGGAAAGCTGCCTGAGACCAGGTGGTGACCTGGGACAAGAGGAAAGGTGATCAGCTTGGATGAAAACAGTACCCAGTGACTGGGACTAGAGAAAGAATTATGGGCTCGAGAAAGAGAAGCaagttcttaaaggaaaaatgaaaggagTAGAGGCAGAAGGTGCAAACCAGGAGTGGGAGGTAGAGAGGTGGTAcaaggttaattttatgtgtcaacttggttaGGTTATGGTGCCCATCGAATACTAGTCTAGACACTGCTGGGAAGATATCTTTAGATCTGATTAACATTTAAACCAGTAGACTTTGAGTAGAGctgattaccctccataatgtgggtaggCCTCAACTCATCAGATGAAGACCttgagaaaaaagactgaagttccctgaagaggaaggaattctgcctccagactgccttcagactcaagTCTGCAACATCACCTCTTGCTGGAACTCAGATTTGCTCTGCAGATTTCAGATCTGTCAGCTCCTACAATAGCATGAAtcagtttttagaaaataaatctctACCTCCCTCTCTCAATATACATCCTCCTGGTTCTGTTTATCTCAAGAACACTGCCTAATACAAGTGGGCTGGAGAGGTGGACATGCTTCTTGGACATGCTTATGTACCTTTATGCATTTATTAGATCATCAGCTTGGGGTAAGAAAATCAAATCTATATTCTAGGGGATGAGCTTGGCACTCTCAGTTGTAACTGCAGAAAGGGCTCAAGATTCCTCGCAGATTGTCCTCTGAAAACACTGGTTCAACAAGTTAGTGTAGTCATAAGGCCCGAAAATGCTTGGCTCCAGtaggaggggaaagggagagaaaacatCCTTTCTGTCTCATGCCTGTTCTGAGTACATCGCAGCTGGAATGCACCCAGAGAGCAAAACAAAGCTAGACAAAGCCCTGAAGAGAGAGACCAAGAGGACTGAGCAGCTCCCACACGAGGAAAAGGAAGGGATCAACACTCCTCCACATCATGAGATGAAAGCTCATGAGGGTACGAAAAGCCAAAAGACACCAACTCCTGGAGTATTCCTGTGAGCTTGGGATGGTTCAAGCAGAAGAAAGTCTTATGCTAGTATCTTCAACAGAAAACTTACAAAGCCCAAGAAGTCGTATGGACTGGACACACACAGGTTTGGGGGTACAGCAAGCTAGGGAAGGGTGAAGACATCCAGTTATTCCATTACTCATTCCACAGACACTGCCCTTGGGGTGCAACTCAAATTCCACGACCTCAATTCACCCAAGAAGTCATGGGCTTCTTGAGGGAACAAGCTCAAGGGTCTGGTACAGATGGCAGAATAAGGGAAGACTTCATGGGGGAGTGCCGCCAGGGATCTTTAAGGAAGCAAATGTTCCAGGGAGCATAAGGGGGAAAGGACACCCAGGCAGGAAactgcatgtgcaaaggcactgaggaAACGGCTGGGATTCCTAAAGTCCTGAGTGCACACCAGGAAACAGGTTGGAGGGTTTACACAGGGTCGATAAGAAATGTAGGAAATTGGATAGATAATTGGTAGCTCACTCACAAAGACATTCAAGGTGGTGGGGTAGGTTTAGGGTTGGAATCCCAAACTGAGCTCTTGATACTCCCTTCCCTGAGTTTTCTCCATCTCAGTCAATGGCGATTCATTTCTCCCCGTTTCTCAAGCCAGAATCACGGATGTCACTCACATCCATCCCACTTTCAATCATCAGTAAATCCTGTTGGCTTAGCTTTCAAACTACATCCAGGATCTCACCAGTTCCCACTACCACCAGTGCCACCTTCCTCATCCAAGTCACCACACTTTTttgcctggattattgcaatGGTAACTTAACTGGTCTccctcagtcttttttctttttttttaatacattttatttatttatttatttatttatttttggctgcgttgggtctttgttgctgcacatgggctttctccagttgcagcgagcaggggctactcttcgttgcggtgcgtgggcttctcattgtggtggcttctcttgttgcggagcacgggctctaggcgcacaggcatcagtagttgtggctcgcgggctctagagcgcaggctcagtagttgtggcacacgggcttagttgctccacggcatgtgggatcctccgggaccagggctcaaacccatgtcccctgcactggtaggcggattctttaccactgcaccaccagggaagtccggcttcttcttttttacatttttatttaattttttattttaataaataaaaaatatttatttattaatttaggctgcgctgggtcCCAGTTGCGCACACAGGATCCTCgttgtggcctgcgggatctttttttttagttgcagcatgtggaattcTTAGtcgcagcatgtgaactcttagttgcggcatgcaggatctagttccctaaccaaggattgaacctgggccccccacGATGCGAGCGCAGAGtcccacccactggaccaccaggaaagtccctgggtGTAGCTTCTTCTGATGGATTCTGTTCACACAGGCTCAGGAGGGGAACTTGTCTGGCCACCTTGCAACAGAAACAATGGGGCCCCAGGACAGCTGGCTGCTCAGAAAGGGCCATTTATTGGTGCCAAACTCGAGCTTTGGAGCCACTCTGGGATTCAAATTCTGGTTCTCTCGCTTGGTTGCTGCATGACCTGGGACATTTCtaaacctctctgggctttggtTTACTACACTGTAAAAGGAGAGTCCCATCTACCATGCAGGGTAGAACAGTAAGTCAAGTGAGGCAgtatatgtaaagtgctcagcCCAGCACAGCTCTGTCACCGGTACATTTTATAACCATCACCATGAGAGAGACCCGGCAGACGTcataaatacaggaaaaaaaagggtCCACTGTGACTCAGATTTTAAGACTCACACAGAAGCTACATTTCCAGGCCAATAATATCAAtgttcaatattttgaaaatttaatttttaaaaagaagtttaaagaTCAACATGAACATAGATGAGTTTTCTCATTCTATGTGCTTTTTATCAGACCTCTCATAGAGTTAGGCCCAGACCAGTCCTTCGGAAGCTCACATCCTGACAAAGCCCACAGGAGATAATCTGGTGCCTTTGGCCAATCCTTCCAAGCTCCCCTCACTTTCTACCCTCTCCCCTGCCACCCTGACCCTCAAGAACCCCACAGAGCATTTGCCATCTGCACATATGGGATTCTCGGGCATGAACTCCCAGTGTTACGAAGCTCAGTGCTGCGGCAAGGAGGAACACATGTGTAGCCTATGACCCAATTCAATCTCTTCACTTTACAAAACTCTTGAAACCTCCTGCTCTTCTCTAAACAGTAATGAAAGCTTTACAACAGGTACTGGCAGGACAACAGAACAGCTAGCCAAGCGTTACATGCCCAAGGCGGGGAGCAGTGTGGAAAGGGCAGGGGGACAAGGCAAGGGGAGAGGTCCTTGCACAGGGGTCCAGAGCTGGAGCGGGGCCCTACAAGGAGAGTAGCACCTAACTGCTATCACTATCTGCTCTTGGAGGGTCTCCAATGCTTCCCCACACTTGTGGGATTTTAGGATTAGGGACAGGAGAACCACAGCACTGGGTGAGAATTTGGCCACTTGGCTGCAGCTCTGGCCAACCCAGAGGTTTCCTGCTACAACTATGCACAGCAGGGGTTGGGGTGGACACTgcaaggtggggaggagaggaggtgggctgGGAGGAAAAGGACTCCTGCGGCTGTTGAGAGTTTGGTGGTGATAAAACTAGAGTAAGTAATATTTACTTCATGCCACGAGAGgtcagggaaggggaagaggccTTCCTTCTTGAGCCTGAACAGTAAGAGAGCTTTTGAACTTGGGACCCAGTAGTATTACTAGTGTGGGAGCTAAAGGCCATCTTGAGTTAAACCAGGCTCCTACAGGCCAGCTGCACAGGTCCTGTACCTTTAGGAAGAGTGGCGTTGCCTTGAAAGACATGTTTATTTAAGTTTATCTAGCTTTCCTGTTAGGAAATCAACGAGATATTAGAGAAGCTGAAAACCACTTTTGTCTCCAGGGAATGGGGAAAGCATGGATGCCGAGTGCCATTAGCTCAGATCTTCTGGAGGCTGAACAAGTTCCAGACTGCAAACCTCTCTCCAGCTCATGCTCCCCAGACGACCTAGGAGTAAAGTGCCCTGAGAAGCTGCCCCAAACCACCTCTTTGTTCCTTAGTAACGCACCACAGGTTCACAGCTCTGGGACAACACTGCTGTTTCCCTCTTTAGAGGTGTGGGACTAGACAAATGATTTCAAACAGCAGGGAAGAGAAGCAGCCCCAGAAAAATCAACACTTTTATGTTTTACAAAATCCATggattctgccttttttttttttttttaacaaagaatgtTCTGCTACTTAGAAAAGAAAGTTTGATAGCCACCGGACAGAATCACTGCTGCCCACAGCCCAGTCTCTCCTGGGTCACAAGCCCCTGTCAGCTCCCTGAGTCACACCAGCAGACTGGGCTTGCACAGGTAGAATTTGTGAACACTTCCATTCAAccagtgtgccaggccctgtgctaagctcAGAGGACACAACATCAGGCATGATCTCTACTTTCAGACAACTTACAGTTTAGTGGGAGAGAAAGCCATTAATCAAATTATCCTATGAATACAAGTAGAATTGCACTTGTGATAAATGCAATGAAGATGATATTAATGTTAATATGAAAGATATAGCAGGGACCTGATCTGGACTGgggggtcagggaaggcatcCCAAGGGACTGGTGTTCTTGGGATTATATTTTCTGGGTCAGGCTGCTTGAGGAATGATCCCTTGTTATCTTAAGAGCCCATGGGGAAAGGATTGGCAAACCCAGCATTTTTCTAATGAAGCACACAAGTGCCAAGAACTGGGCACAGAAACTTACCTTTTAGTGACAGATTTAAGAAAACATTCAACATGGCAAAAATGGTGGGGCACTTTGTACAGTAAAATTTTTCTGAACCACTtctaaattgagaaataaaacattagagtccctccctctcctttaaGGAATTCATGGGAAAGCCACACGGATGAAATCTGaggtggaagaaaatgaaaagtcaaacaaaagtagaaaataagatcctgataaaaccataattcaaaaagacacatgtaccccaatgttcattgcagcactgtttacaatagctaggacctggaaacaacctaagtgtccatcgacagatgaatggatagagaagatgtggtacattgtatacaatggaatattactcagccataataaagaacagaatacggtcatttgtagagacgtggatggacctagactgtcatacagtgtgaagtaagtcag
It includes:
- the C20H16orf86 gene encoding LOW QUALITY PROTEIN: uncharacterized protein C16orf86 homolog (The sequence of the model RefSeq protein was modified relative to this genomic sequence to represent the inferred CDS: substituted 1 base at 1 genomic stop codon) — encoded protein: MASAGAEKRPGAQEGTAWGQSQLTEVPGGHAQNSECPVMGDQCPVPAHEACQTQGEDKCPTGPVSEPKIQEERLKLEEERHKPEVQALEEKGPRPMASIVRTSHGLKRKLVKLAPQDFLSPSLPGPSHQAHPRAEAELPQGMPLQREERESSQSEPLPSAKQHKKAKKRKSVGTPVLPVVASTVSASSETLGLERKAQRLRPLYQYINYCNPELNQAREGDREAEAEVKPESELALIPKETGVEQLXALLPMAGELGSGLTLPCPNMFMTPTYTLVPLGEEAGEEPGGLPSLGVSGCLKAEMLKSTQVDTNKMLSVCAAPLAPPPSPQYK
- the GFOD2 gene encoding glucose-fructose oxidoreductase domain-containing protein 2 isoform X1; translated protein: MKMLPGVGVFGTGSSARVLVPLLRAEGFTVEALWGKTEEEAKQLAEEMNITFYTSRTDDVLLHQDVDLVCINIPPPLTRQISVKALGIGKNVVCEKAATSVDAFRMVTASRYYPQLMSLVGNVLRFLPAFVRMKQLIAEHYVGAVMICDARVYSGSLLSPNYGWICDELMGGGGLHTMGTYIVDLLTHLTGQKAEKVHGLLKTFVRQNAAIRGIRHVTSDDFCFFQMLMGGGVCSTVTLNFNMPGAFVHEVMVVGSAGRLVARGADLYGQKNSATQEELLLRDSLAVGTGLPEQGPQDVPLLYLKGMVYMVQALRQSFQGQGDRRTWDHTPVSMAASFEDGLYMQSVVDAIKRSSRSGEWEAVEVLTEEPDANQNLCEALQRNNLSTWAELNSGESEGGPRRTPPPVLIYSSDW
- the GFOD2 gene encoding glucose-fructose oxidoreductase domain-containing protein 2 isoform X3, giving the protein MVTASRYYPQLMSLVGNVLRFLPAFVRMKQLIAEHYVGAVMICDARVYSGSLLSPNYGWICDELMGGGGLHTMGTYIVDLLTHLTGQKAEKVHGLLKTFVRQNAAIRGIRHVTSDDFCFFQMLMGGGVCSTVTLNFNMPGAFVHEVMVVGSAGRLVARGADLYGQKNSATQEELLLRDSLAVGTGLPEQGPQDVPLLYLKGMVYMVQALRQSFQGQGDRRTWDHTPVSMAASFEDGLYMQSVVDAIKRSSRSGEWEAVEVLTEEPDANQNLCEALQRNNLSTWAELNSGESEGGPRRTPPPVLIYSSDW
- the GFOD2 gene encoding glucose-fructose oxidoreductase domain-containing protein 2 isoform X2 produces the protein MKMLPGVGVFGTGSSARVLVPLLRAEGFTVEALWGKTEEEAKQLAEEMNITFYTSRTDDVLLHQDVDLVCINIPPPLTRQISVKALGIGKNVVCEKAATSVDAFRMVTASRYYPQLMSLVGNVLRFLPAFVRMKQLIAEHYVGAVMICDARVYSGSLLSPNYGWICDELMGGGGLHTMGTYIVDLLTHLTGQKAEKVHGLLKTFVRQNAAIRGIRHVTSDDFCFFQMLMGGGVCSTVTLNFNMPGAFVHEVMVVGSAGRLVARGADLYGQKNSATQEELLLRDSLAVGTGLPEQGPQDVPLLYLKGMVYMVQALRQSFQGQGDRRTWDHTPVSMAASFEDGLYMQSVVDAIKRSSRSGEWEAVEVLTEEPDANQNLCEALQRNNL